A region of the Phaeodactylum tricornutum CCAP 1055/1 chromosome 1, whole genome shotgun sequence genome:
GTGCGCGGACGAACAATCGCAAAAGTAGGACCCGTCCTTTTTCACCTGATCCGGCATGCAACGCGAGTTGTTATCGCAGCGCGTGTCGTCCTTGCAAATTGTAATTTTGCTGTCGGTCatggtgtgtgtgtgtgatcAACGTTCTATTATCAGAGAAACAGATCAGTATACAACGCTGGCATAGAACAACGAAAGGGTTGGAAAGCTGACAAGAAAGGGCTCTCGTAGTTTGGTCTGCGATGAAAGTCGGAAATAAGCTAACACGCGTGTATGCgcgtgtgtatgtatgtatgtatggATGTATGTAGGAAAGCATGTGTGTCTCCGCATTCCTTGTGTTCGGTATGGATCCGTTTATCCAACACGATTCGTGCTATCTATTTCTGACGGAGTACGGCTTATCTAGTGTTAGTATGGACTTTGCTCAGATATCGTTTCTTATTGGCCGATTGTGTTGAATTGGCTTCTGAAGTCCGTTGAGTCAGTAGTTAGATTTTCCATTGAATGTGGTAGTTGATAGTTGCATTGTGCAACTTTAAATCCCTTTTGCTCCGGATTCAATCAAAATTAGGTTATGTTACAGTTACTATTAATTGGTGTTGCCAGCGTGACCGTGGTGAGTCTTCAGGGACGAGTACGAGGCCCGTTCCGTTGCGGAAATGACGAATCTCCGTTCGGGCGTCGCATACCATCCAGAAAGTCGCCAAACGCATCGTCCTCGACCCATTGGCCAATATTTGCACGTGGAGTCGATCGTGAACAAACCCCAATCCAAACGTTTCTGTTGCATCATGAAAAACATCGGCGTGGTTGCCGCcatttggtgttggtggacgACACCATCTGTGATACTGGCGTACACGCTCTCGGCCTCCAGAGTAGAGGGGAACGCACCAGCGGTCGGTCTCGATCGAACCAACCCTCGACAGCACTTACGGACAACGAAATCTTTCTCTGTTGGAAATCAGAATAGTCGTAGGAAGACGACGCAGTACGCGCTCGACCTGCATCGAATGGCTATCGAAGGGGATCGGCGAAATCCCACCAACGACCAAGAATCGGCACCGCCAGGAGCGCGGCTTATGGCCGATGCGAATGAGCCtgtcaacgacgacgacgacgacaaggaaaagaaaagttCAGGCACAGCAGAAGGAGgtgacaatgatgatgatgaacCGATCCTGAACATGACGGATCAACGTGAGAAATTCGAGACGGAGACCAATGCTCTCGAAACGGTCGAATCACTGGAGCAAGAGACCTCGGAAGAAATGGCAGCACCAGAAGGTGAAGAGTCTTCACCAGAGGACCAAAACGAGCGTGTATCGGAACTTGTCCTTGGCCAGCCGGCGAACCAGGATCAGCGCGATCCTGAACCGTCGACAGAGGGGGGCGACGGAGACGACGACACCGCCAATGACGATGGAACTgcggacgacaacggcaacgaTGATGTCAATGATGACGGAACAGCAAATGACGATGTCAATGATGACGGAACAGCAAACGACGATGGGAACAAGAACGATGACGTTGGTGCAAATTCTGGAGACCGGGTGCACATGGACAATGAACCAGTAGACGGCGGGAAAACACGAGAAAGTAACAACTTGATAGATCCTACCATGGATGATGACGTTTCCAGTCAAACGGAGCGTCAGAGTGTAGACCGCAAGATTCGACAGGTAGGTATTCTCAGTGTGCTCATCGGTGTCTTGGCCATGATTTTTACCGCCTGGCAAATGTCGGATAATCCAGACGGTATGTATGCCGCAATGTGTCGATTGGTAATTACGATAATGGGTTTGGTGCTGGGTCTGATTCTCCGCCCTTGCCGCATCTGCCTCGGAGGACCGGGCTCGAACCGGCATCAACAGGGACACATACCTGTATCCACCATGGATTACGGCTACCGAGATCCATCTCTGGAAATGTCCTAATTGCAA
Encoded here:
- a CDS encoding predicted protein, which produces MTNLRSGVAYHPESRQTHRPRPIGQYLHVESIVNKPQSKRFCCIMKNIGVVAAIWCWWTTPSVILAYTLSASRVEGNAPAVGLDRTNPRQHLRTTKSFSVGNQNSRRKTTQYALDLHRMAIEGDRRNPTNDQESAPPGARLMADANEPVNDDDDDKEKKSSGTAEGGDNDDDEPILNMTDQREKFETETNALETVESLEQETSEEMAAPEGEESSPEDQNERVSELVLGQPANQDQRDPEPSTEGGDGDDDTANDDGTADDNGNDDVNDDGTANDDVNDDGTANDDGNKNDDVGANSGDRVHMDNEPVDGGKTRESNNLIDPTMDDDVSSQTERQSVDRKIRQVGILSVLIGVLAMIFTAWQMSDNPDGMYAAMCRLVITIMGLVLGLILRPCRICLGGPGSNRHQQGHIPVSTMDYGYRDPSLEMS